The DNA segment TATATTCAAGATTTTGCAAGCACAAGCAAATAAGGTTTACTTCCAATCTTCTAATACTGAAGCAGTATGGAATATTAAGGATTCTTCtggtcatttttttgaagccaCATCAATTTCATTGGTCGGTTCCCATATAATCATTGCTGATTCCTCTGCAAGGGCCGTAAATGTGTCCATCAtagattcttcttctaatatAAATCAGTGTGAGATTTCAAGCGTTGGTGAATTCCTACAGTTCAATAAGGGCCAGCTGTCTGTTACATGTAACGATTTTCCCTTACTAGAAAAGTTCAAAAGGTTATGTATGATTTCAATTTTCGAGTTCATTTCCACATATAAAGCCTTGACCGGTACAATCATTTCATCCTATGGGTTGCGAATGTCCGATATGCATGTTATTTTGAACTCACCGTTTAATTTTAAAGATTGGTGTGAGGTTTACATTGACGGTCAAGGTTGGGTTAAAGTATGGTGCCATATTGATAAAGTGTCTAAGAATAATAATCCTAAAACCAATAGCGACCACGATGCGAAaggaaaatatcaaatcaGATTTTATAGAGATGACAAATCTACATCTAGCAAAAACTGCGTGTTTTTCATCCCAGACAATGAGTATGTTCaagatattttcttctataaCGCCAACTCAGCAGAACCTTCTAAAAGTATGAATGAGTTCTTCGAAGGATTGCAAATGATAAAGCTTGTTGGTAACGTGCGTTTCTGCAGTGATACGGATTTGACTGATATAATGGATAATGGGTCTGTCTACAGTAGTGCTAACAATGGCAGTGGTGACAGCAGCTCAGCGGCGCTGAATAATGAAAGTCCCAACACTACACCAAAGAGTagaactttcttttcaccgAAAGGCCATAAAAGAAACAGTTCTCACGTAAGTTCGTTAACTTCAAGATCGGCAAAGAAGCCCATAACTAACTTTACTACACGGACAAATGGACTTTTAATTAGGCCATTGCCTCATCACGGTGTCCATCACTTAGAAGCAATGATTAGGTTCATTATACCCTTGATGGACTGTGCAAGACTCTATGGGCGTCCAGTTCAATTCAAAACAGACAGAACGGATATGAATTCGCTAATGTTTGGACTTCCTAAATTGCCCTCTGTGGACTATTTTGCTCAGGAGGAGATAGCCCATTTAATGACTCAGGATTTCAATCCTTTGAAGGAAGAAGATACTGATGATACAATGGCTTTAACCATGTCAAGATTCACCGGCTATTTGCAAGAAAGAACGACAAAAGTCCCGAAGAGAAATATGGAACTGAATTTCAGGACATTTGGTGATGTAATGGGCATATATAATTCTACGAGGGAGCGTTCTAAACTTAGTTCCATGGCTGATGAAGATAATTCGATGAAGGAGCTTTCGTTGAGTGATAAAAGCAACGTTAGTTCCGATACAACAAATGTGATGAACCAATTACAGGTAAACGCCCACAAATACCCAAACTCTATGTGCGAACGCCCTATCGTTGCAAGCACATCACCTTTGGCCTAGCTCTTTATAGATATAGCTACGATTTAGAGACTAATCTCCAGtatattgtttttataACGAGGTATCTCTATCGCCGATTATACTCTGTTATGATCTTATGTGATATATacttgtatatatatgtaaaaaCGTCTTAATGTGAAGAGTTTTCGTTTAACGTGATGCCtagtgaaaagaaaaaaaatagcaaaTTGCCACTCTATGAAGTGAGCAGAGCATTATATGGCAAGAGcattgaaaatatcaagtGGCTACTCATAGAAATCTACCATATAAAATAGTGATATAAGCCACAATGCAAGCCCCAGTGGTATTTATGAATGCTTCTCAAGAGAGAACTACAGGTCGTCAAGCCCAAATTTCCAATATCACTGCTGCAAAGGCAGTTGCTGATGTCATTCGTACTTGTTTAGGCCCAAAGGCTATGTTGAAGATGCTATTAGATCCTATGGGTGGCCTTGTTTTGACTAACGATGGCCATGCTATTCTGAGGGAAATTGACGTTGCGCATCCAGCAGCCAAATCCATGTTGGAGTTATCCCGTACTCAAGATGAAGAGGTAGGTGACGGAACCACAactgttattattttggCAGGTGAAATTCTAGCTCAGTGTGCGCCTTACTTGATTGAGAAGAACATACATCCTGTTATTATCATTCAAGctttaaaaaaagcttTAACTGATGCACTGGAAGTTATAAAGCAAGTGAGTAAACCTGTCGATGTGGAAAATGATGTTGCTATGAAGAAGTTGATTCAAGCTTCCATTGGTACTAAATATGTCATACATTGGTCAGAAAAAATGTGCGAATTGGCCTTGGACGCTGTTAAGACTGTCCGTAAGGATCTCGGTCAAACCGTGGAAGGTGAACCCAATTTTGAGATTGATATCAAGAGATATGTCCGTGTAGAAAAGATCCCCGGTGGTGATGTTCTAGATTCTCGAGTATTAAAGGGTGTGCTATTGAACAAGGATGTTGTTCATCCAAAAATGTCCCGCCACATAGAGAATCCACGTGTTGTCCTTTTGGATTGTCCACTGGAATATAAGAAGGGTGAATCACAAACCAacattgaaattgaaaaggaagaagattGGAACAGGATTTTACAAATCGAAGAGGAACAAGTCCAGTTAATGTGCGAGCAGATTTTGGCAGTAAAGCCAACTCTTGTTATTACTGAAAAGGGTGTGTCCGATCTAGCGCAGCATTATTTACTAAAAGGCGGATGCAGTGCATTAAGAAGAGTGAAGAAATCAGACAACAACAGAATTGCTCGTGTAACCGGCGCAACTATTGTTAATCGTGTAGAAGACTTGAAGGAAAGTGACGTCGGTACAAATTGCGGATTATTCAAAGTAGAGATGATTGGTGACGagtatttttcatttttggacaACTGTAAGGAACCGAAAGCTTGTACCATAATGTTACGTGGTGGTTCCAAGGATATTTTAAATGAAATAGATCGTAACCTACAAGATGCTATGGCTGTTGCCCGTAATGTGATGCTAAGTCCTTCCTTGTCCCCGGGTGGTGGTGCTACTGAAATGGCTGTTTCCGTTAAATTAGCAGAAAAAGCAAAGCAATTAGAAGGGATTCAACAATGGCCATATCAGGCCGTAGCAGATGCTATGGAATGTATCCCACGTACATTAATACAAAATGCAGGTGGCGATCCTATCAGACTATTATCTCAGCTAAGAGCAAAACATGCCCAAGGTAATTTTACAACGGGTATTGATGGTGACAAGGGTAAGATTGTAGATATGGTTAGTTACGGTATTTGGGAGCCTGAAGTCATTAAACAGCAAAGTGTCAAAACTGCTATTGAAAGTGCATGTTTACTATTAAGAGTTGATGATATCGTTAGTGGTgtaagaaaacaagaagaataaCCTCGGGGTTAAACTTCATTATCGTTGTTTAATTCCGGtctcttttcatctttttttatttttttatgctATTGTAATGTATTTATATAGAATTAAAATCTTCATATAACTTTGTCATCCTTACGGTACGTTATAAACGGCAATTAAATAACCATTTGCATAGGAttgcctttttttgaagccAGCCGTGGATGTATTTAAAATTACTAGTAAATTTACCCACCAACAGATTCAGTCTTTACTTGAACGTGGTAGAGGGTATGAGATAAATGAAGAACTCgatttatcatcatctgaAATGGTTTCAGAATTTCTGCTTTGAGAAATAGAATATGATTCTCTCATTTCCAAAATTGGTGTTAAGCGCCGTGGCTTAACAACCGAGGCAATATCAGGAAGTTCAGTGGCTTGTCCCTTAGGAGTCATGGGACAGCTAATATATCCTTTACCAGGGAAATTGGTCCCTTGGTTTGAGTAGACCAATGTCTTAGAAACTAAAGCTTTTCTAGATATTTTCGGTCTTTTCAGTTGTGCTCCCGCCTCTTTttgatcttcaatttcCTCCCGCCCTTCTTCTGTTCCTCTTGTATGTTTCTTGTTTGTCTTGAAGCTTTTATAAACGTTTCTTGAGATAGCCAAGATCTCTTCTAGCGAAAATTCTAGTCTACCACTTTTAGATTCGTTATCCTCGCAATAAATTAGTTTAAAATTGCAGTCAATCTTTTCAGGTTTTTGGTCTTTTGTATCGATCATTTGATAAACAGGGTCACTTCTTCCAATAGAATCTCTGAAGATGGGTAGCTTTTcatcaatctttttttctttcggTGATGGTATTTGGTACTGTTTAAGCTCACCTAAATTTGTATTTGCTTCTAGCACTGATATCTTTaaatcattttctttgcttctTTCTACCTTAAAACCAAAGTTTTCCCATCCATCTCTATAAACGCCATCCACAGGTTTATCAGATAGTTCTACATCTAGTTCCTCTTCATCCACAAACacattgttttttattgagTTATAGTCACTTGATGCATCATTTTGGTTTGCGAACTCTAATCTTTTAACGAATTCTGATCTGGTTTTTCCAAGTACTATAGATTCGAGGGGGTCCATTAACATTTCATTCTCTAGCTGaatattcttctcttcCAATTTTCTCAGCAGATGACTTAACTGATCTTCTAAAACAAGATTGGGTTTAGCGTTGTTTTTTATTCCCAGTTTTAAAATATACATAGcatattgaaatttttgtttctgaagTAGAAGATTTGTAAACTCTTCATAAAATAATGCTAGCTTAGAACCAATTCCATTTCTTAACATATATACGAAAATATCTCTACTCTCCATGAAAGAATTAGTGGTAAAAAGCTCTATGTACCAAAAccatattttcaaaaatctAACATCATTTTTGTATCTCACTAAACCCTTCAGATGGGATAAGCATCGCTCCAAAAGAGTAAGCATTCCACTTTGTTTGGAATTACCACCTTGGGGGTAGGCATTGTTTAACCAGTTTATGTATTCAAGGTACAAGGTAATTGGGTCGCTTAATGTCGGAAGCTCATTTATCAATCTTTGCTCAAAGCATGATTTGACTTGACTTATTTCTGTTAATGGTTGACGTATCGCTGTCGATAGTGCGGATGCTGATCTTCCTTCCCTTAAAGGAAGaatgttttccttttggctttcaatttcttcaaagttaACAACATTTTGTGATGGTGGTGATGCCATGTAAAAATACGTTTCTTTGCTTGTCTTCTTGTGTATCGgattgatttcttttgttaaaTCTTCGCATTGGTTTTGTTTACTATTTTGCATTAGTTTGCACTATCGtattatacaaaaaaaggtgccgaaaaaaatatatctaACATGATTATTACTTAGTTatacattaaaaaaatatactagttgtattttcatttagCAACTAAGTTgcagaaaaaggaaaacaaaatggaTAGAATTAGGAACACAGAAACCATGCCAGGCCCAATCTTATCTTCATAATCTACTGCTCTCTTGAGTCTGATGTTTACCACTCTCTTGGCGTAGACTATAACAGTCCGTATCAGCACAGCCAAGGaagtaataaaaaaccCAATTGAGCCAATCATGGCTGTTGGTGAACCATAGGTTAACAAAGTAGTGGAGACACCGCCCAATAATATAGAAATGGATAACCAGGACAGATATGTTCTCTCAGTGGCGAAGTAAACTTTTGGTTCTACACGAACTGGGACACATATTGTCTTCCCTGGTGGAGCACGAATTTGAGCATCAAAAGTAGTGCCTTTTGGAATCTTAGATATTTGATCGCCATTGAAGTAGTGGTCAAAAAATGCCACAACTTCATAGTACGCTTTAGGAACGGGGTTTTCGGCAtttctgatttttctttgataataaGCAGCATTGACACTCTCGACAACATGATTACTGTTTAAAGGGGGAGCCGAAGTGGCTCCATACCCAACAGATTCTTCTACATCGAGAGAATTACCGGGTGCATTTGTCATGGCAGCGATCAAAGCGGcatcatcctcatcatcttcatcgaaGTCGTTATCTTCGTTGTCGGATCTACCAGGCCTTGTTATCTCAATATTTGTAGGTAGCGGAGGTTTTCTGATATCCACATCCATTTGGGGTAACCAAAATGGAATCGAATCTACTTTATCATTTAGTAAAGTAGCCACACCGTGAATGAACTTGGAGAATTTTGGAACGGGTTCAACCAAGTGAGACCCAACCAATTCACGTACCCATTCTGGAGGTTCTTGACCTAATTGAGTTTGTAATTTAACTTCCAAGACTGCATAAGGAAAACGACAAATATCTTTATCATCTAGCTGCTTGAATGGCCAATCAACACCAATATCAGTTCTTCTCCAATTCTTATGAGTCCTATCAACACCATCAAAGTTGTCTTCTCTTACCATAGTTAACTCTGTATCAAGTGAAATACGAACTCTTGCATCACCAGGCAATTGGAAAGCAGTTCTATTGTAAAATGACCTCACTACGGGtcttaattttttctttaacatgacGTACTGAATTTCGGATGCCAGAGCTTCCAAGTTTTCGATTTCGTTCATTGGCTTTTTGCCTTCTTTACGCATCTTAGCAAAAACTTGATCCACAGTATATTTACCCTTCAAAAAGTCATTGACATGACGTTCCTTTAGCGCAAACCTTGCCTTAACGGATTTCTCACCAGTCCAATCTTCCCTATGGGTCTTTCTTTCTACGAAAATCGTGTCTGTAGACATTCCACCATACCATCTTAATCTATGGGCTTCTGCACcttcatcttttcttaGTCTACCATAGTAAAGGtctaaattttcattatcaaaataaaTAGAAGTAATGGCGGaatcttctctttcaaattccTTGTTTGTATTGAAGACTAATACTGGTAAATGTTTTAGAATAATTAATTTCAGTTCCGTAATGTTATCGGGGTGAACCCAATACTTTGTCGTTTGTCTCACAAAGTTTTGCTGTTTACCACCCGCAGATGAATCTCCCTTGATTGGGCGACCTGAAGTTCTGGCAATATCATATAGTTGAGAAATTTTAACGACTAATTCATCATAGTTTTCCTTAAAAAACGGCTTGGAATCTAATCTAACCTGGAAAACTGGTTTCAAGATAAAGCCTGTCTTTTTGTCGTGCttctttattatcttttggAAACCCGTGTAATTCAGCCTCGAAAACTTGGCTAAATCATGTACATCGGCAATAATGTCACttagttcttcttctagaatttcaaaatctaGCTGAGTAGGGGGATTATTGGAGTCCAATAAACGAACAGTATGTTGCACCTCTTCTTGAACTTCTTTCACACGTCTAAACACCTCACTATGTTTAACTTTGCAAAATGTGTAAACCTTGTCCAACTCTATCTCCAAAGACTCTAAAAAATCTGTTTCTAACTCTTGCGACCACTGACCGTCATTCTTTGATAGGTTGTCTTCTAATTCAGTTTTCAAGTCATCGTAGCTAATGTAATAATAGCTGTACTGTCTAATAAGAGACTTGCTCAGGTGCTCACCAAACTTCATAATTTCAGCTGCcttgttttctcttttattggTCGCTCCTGCTAGTCACTTTGTATAACCTTTTATTACCTCAATATATAGAGGTGGTAGTattacttctttttcattcacGTGCGCAGCCACGTGctgataaaataaaaatgaaataagCAACATGTGTTTCTAGTGCGTTGTATGAAAGAGCGAATCTACTAATCAGTAACTCTCCGTCAAAAGGCAGAGGTTATAATTTCCTGTCAATGGTTCCTTATACACTGCTAATAATAACATGCTATTCCAAATGAACTGTGATGGGTTATGTAAGAAGCGGAAATGACAATTGTATTGATTTAACTGAGATATCGATATCCTCTTTTTTACTTCAGCAGGATGTTTTTAAAGACCTATCTTCGGGACGACATCTTTACGATTTAAATGCAGTCGCAAATATCTGTGATGTATCTCAAACCTACGATATATGTTATTTCATACGTTTGCATAACAATTAGCCTACATCTACTGGCGTATTCTTGTCTAATGATAATGTTTACTGGAACTTAAAGGACCTACCATAGTATCTACTGCTATCCTCGGAAAAGAAATACATAGTAAATAAGAGTTAAGCTTAACCGAGATAGCTGTGTAGTATGCCTGTCGCAGGCGTTTGTAGCGTAACATTAATGCTCTAGATAATATCAATCCTTAAACgataattgaaaattgcTATGATATAAAACATGAATGataaaagtgaagaaataAGGTATATTGCTATTAATCTTTCTATATGCATAAGTTCAATAATACATGAATACCCATTGAACCTGTTATAAAGTAGTTTCCGTTTCTCCAAATTGTCTGCCCAAAATGATTTAAAGTTGCTATGCAGTTCATGCGTAGCCTGAGATAATTTCTAGCATTTCCTCAATCCTTTTTTCGTCGAATCTTGCGTCACATTCCTCTACTATGGAATATAGGTGAACCATATTGGCAGGAAGTTGATTGACAATTTGCAGTTTTTCCGctttgaataatttgaaGGAATTCAATTTAGTCATTAAGTCACCAAAACTTTGATCACTCATTCTGCTGATGGCCGACTTTTCAACATCTTTTACACCACTGCTTTTTCGCTCCTCGCCTTCATCTTCCTGGTTAATATAGTTCTTGTTTATGCTGAGGTAGTTTACCACATTTCGAGTGATACCTTGCAATTCAGGGTGATTGTAGGGTCTATTTTGTTTACCCTTCGagcgatttttttttagtgcAGCTTGGCTTTTTTCGTCCCAGAGATGTTCTCTTTCGAGATCAGATAGAAATTTCAAGACTTCATAATCACTTAAAAAGGCATTCCtttcttcaagaactttCATAACgtccaaaaaaatttgtatatATGTTGTATTGTCCTGGTCGCTAATGTCAACTGTCCACAAACGTCTCAACTATGACCAATAGAGCAGTATTTGTTTGATCGTCAGCTCAGAGATCGATGACCATGGAAAATTTAATTGCGGCGcgagaaagaaaaaaaaattctattatttcCTACTATATTTATCCTCAAAACAGGAACacttttcaagaaattagCCTTGTTGGCGCAATCGGTAGCGCGTATGACTCTTAATCATAAGGTTAGGGGTTCGAGCCCCCTACAGGGCTATCTTTTTAAGATTGCCTTTTTAGTACTATAAACTGCCTTTTAGCAATTGTTCTCCTTATTCTAAAGAGGATGTAACACAACACGGTACTCGTGCTCTTCGTGAATgcaatattaatatttcCAGAATTTTTAATCGATTGCGTCACTATACTGCTCATAccagaaaaagaacgaaGCTGATAGCACTATTATTTACCACCAGTCATAGTTGAcgaatttcaagaaatactACAAAAATAAATTGAAACGGACAGGAATTGAACCTGCAACCCTTCGATTGCAATCTTATTCCGTGGAATTTCCAAGATTTAATTGGAGTCGAAAGCTCTACCATTGAGCCACCGCTTCAACTTTTGTTAAAATCATTACAGAAAAGTTTCTATGATAGCTGTTGAATCTTACAAAGCTAGTATATGGGAAGTGggaaaattttcaaaactgttggaatatgttggaataagtgattaccactatacatttattcatataaattgttgtagttgatgacgaacattctttaacatgatactaatgatgttgagtaaattaatactaacattcttatggtgataccaatttaaatggagtagggaaattctaattatagaatttcctgcactaataagataaagatctattaattgtccagaacttagtatataagaagatgagttaacactcaagtattatcatcaatgttccgaattatgtctgaaccttttggtttaatacacccaatcagcgtgtgttttatatacctctcttatatagattaagaaggaacgactattcttaattattacaacttactaaactactaattatcaacagaataagtgattagtaccatacatttattcgtataaattggattaagttattgcaactatacgttcTTCGTATGAATTTGAGATATGGGTGAactttgagataattgttgggattccattgttgataaaggcaatattatttggtatatataatatactgGGAGTTCTCCTCCAGGATACAAAAATTCGCAAAAGGAAATATATAACGTACACAAAAATATATCTACTCCTTCTTCTGTTTCGTACGTTgtcattcattatcctattacattatcaatccttgcattccagcttccacttacttcgatgaccgcttctcataacttagGTCATCTTCaaacaccgtatatgataatgtactagtagtatgactactagttgatagacgatagcCTTGATTTTCATGCCAACaaagagaggtatataaaacacacaCTGATTGGTCATATTAAACccaaaggttcagacataattcggaacattgatgataatactTGAGTGATgactcatcttcttatatactaagttctggtcAATTATTAGATCTTCATCTTATTATTGCAGTAatttctataattagaatatgcctactccaatttaattggtatcatcataagaatgtttgtattcatttacccaacattattagtatcatgttaaagtatgttcgtcatcaagTACTTCAATTATACGAATAAATGTATGGTAGCAATtacttattccaacagaaGAGCCACctattccaacaataacTGTTGAAGTAGGAATGACAATGCgtaaaacaaaagaacaacagatatattattgtgtAAAATTaatggttttcttttgtggATTCCaatatcctcgaggaggacatctagtatattctgtatacataataatattaccTTTATCCACAATGGAATGTTAACAATTACCTCGAAATTTACCTACATCTCAGCTATAGTTTAGGATATTTTAATCGTAGTTATCTTTGCAATCCTTGCTGACTTTGGTAACTGATTGCATTTTCAGTTctatttgtatttttagtactttttatttgtttataTGTCGAATACATCTTGCCTTtttattgttcttttccGTTAACACAAAACTATTGAAATATTTAAGGGAAGAGTAAACTAAACATAAAATATAACACCAACTTACGCATACAATATACTAACTggagaagaagttgaacaCCTTTCAGTGGTGCTTATGTCATACATGGGTTACTAGtagggaaaaaaaaaaaaaatacacaGGTCTATATTTTACATTAGTTCAACAATAAAacctttctttatttatctATATTGCTTTTGCTTCTTGAAAGAGCTTCCTTCTTTTGGATTATCTCTTCCTCTTGAGTGTTTTTCCGACTTTGGTTGTAGTGGCACAGAATTTGgaaagatttcaaattcttgctCTTTAATTAATCTTTTCCAATCCCACATTTTTCTAACATAGAGTTCCAGTTTCCAATTCTTCCAGACTTGTCTGCCATAAATACTATTCTTCACCTTCTCTGATTCTGAAACTAACGCGCTAGCAATACGTTCCTTATACAATGTCAGCTTTGCTGTAAATTCCCATAATTTGTCCATTATGTGAGAGCCATACGCGTTACAAGTTAAATTTACAGACTCTTTAGACAAAACATTCAATAGCAACTTTCTCTTGATTGTATTCACCCTAGTAGTTTGTAGTACGTGCTCAACAACATGTGAAAATACTCCATGATAACACATTTGGATAAACCTTTTTTCAGGCAAGGCCAACATGCTGTCAATAGTAATATCCAAAAACTTATCATCGTAGTCAATTAGTTgttccaaaaaaaaggatCGCCTTCTTTCATCCGCTGTCGGCCAGTCATCCCTGGTATTGCCCAAAGTTGATGAGCTCAATGACAAGCAACTTtccaaaatattcttcgTATCCGACTTTTCTGGATAGTATTTTTGTATCAATTGAGCGATGACATTATCTCTTAAGTAACCGCCTTGTTTATTACTTGCGTTAATAATAGCAGTACCAAAATCCATGTTTGAGTTTAAGAGCATGCTTAATTCAGGGACTACTGCATCTAATATCTGTTTCACatctttttccttcaaatGTTCTAGCAGGGCACGCACCACGAAAGCACCTGTAGTATCCCTTTTGGCTAATTTCACAACACGGTCCTTCATATATAAACGGTAAAGTCTTTCAACATACTTTGTTCTGGCAGAGGCAATCACGTTTTCTAAGAAATGAGACCCAACGGGATCAGACAGTAAATATTCTAAGAATGATTCCTCCTTGACGTCTCTCTCATCTGCCGTATTGAAGACCAATCTCCAAAAAGAACGATCCCTATCAAAAATACCCTCGACCTGAATAATCAATTGAATCACAGGGGAGGCCACTTTATCTACACAATATTCTCTGAATTTGGTAATAGTGGATTGGGAAACATCAGACCGTGATTCGACACCGTTGGTGAAACCTTTATACAAAGTAGTTATCATGTTACGAAGTTcagatttgaaagattcCGGTGTTTGGTAAACTTTATTGAAATCGTCGTTATCTTTAATATcaatcatttttcttgcaatTTTCGACTTTTTAGAGCGTAGTGTAGAGTTCGTTTTGGTTGAATTAGGTAGCGTTTTGGAGGACAAGATTAGTATAAGTAGCCTCAAAACATGCGATGCATATTGATGATTCACCATCATTTTCAAGTGGGGTTTTAGCTCATTCAACATGAAGAGGAACATATTTTCCATAGTAACATAAGCTCcctctttttcattgttatcAAAGCTTGGTGTTAAAAGTTCTCTTTCTACCAAAGCGGCACTTCTAACAAATAAAGTCTCTAGAACATGAGACGCATATTTATGACATGACAAACCAAAGAAGGCACCATTGAAGGATTGAAAAATACCTTTTAATTGAGATTCATTACAATCAAGAATGACACGTTCCATTAATTTGGAAGTTATTTGAGAGGTAACCAATTTCAGTTCTTTACCCTTtgcttcttcaataatGCTTGTAACAAattgaaacttttcttcAGGTGCTTCGAAGGCATCTAATTGTAGGGCTGATTCTGCTTGCTTAAAATATTCCAGTTCTTCTCTGTCTAATACACCAAAAAACATCTGTGGTTGATTCTCTTTACTTTCGGGTTCATCATCGTAGGTAGGCTCTTCATGCTGGGTGTGCTCCTTCGTGACATTTGCATTGGGCTCAAAGCCATCCTTCTTCTGTTTATCTTGATGTCTTCTGCCTCTCACCTTGCTTTTTCCCATTTTGCTTTTAAAACGTTGTCCTTCGTGGAAGTTCTAGGGTGATTGTGCAATCTCAAATGAGGTAATAGATGATAGCTCATCTAAAATAACGTTCTTTGGAATGCTATAGATGAGTATGAAAATTCTCGCGAACTGAAaaagctaaaaaaaaaaatatgcagGAAGCGCTTACTGGATATACAATAACGACTAAACAAACTTATAGAAACCGAAAATCCTTCTTAGCAACTCCATTCTTGGCTAACGTGTACAGTAAACCCGTACTAT comes from the Saccharomyces mikatae IFO 1815 strain IFO1815 genome assembly, chromosome: 10 genome and includes:
- the NOP9 gene encoding RNA-binding RNA processing protein NOP9 (similar to Saccharomyces cerevisiae NOP9 (YJL010C); ancestral locus Anc_5.247) — translated: MGKSKVRGRRHQDKQKKDGFEPNANVTKEHTQHEEPTYDDEPESKENQPQMFFGVLDREELEYFKQAESALQLDAFEAPEEKFQFVTSIIEEAKGKELKLVTSQITSKLMERVILDCNESQLKGIFQSFNGAFFGLSCHKYASHVLETLFVRSAALVERELLTPSFDNNEKEGAYVTMENMFLFMLNELKPHLKMMVNHQYASHVLRLLILILSSKTLPNSTKTNSTLRSKKSKIARKMIDIKDNDDFNKVYQTPESFKSELRNMITTLYKGFTNGVESRSDVSQSTITKFREYCVDKVASPVIQLIIQVEGIFDRDRSFWRLVFNTADERDVKEESFLEYLLSDPVGSHFLENVIASARTKYVERLYRLYMKDRVVKLAKRDTTGAFVVRALLEHLKEKDVKQILDAVVPELSMLLNSNMDFGTAIINASNKQGGYLRDNVIAQLIQKYYPEKSDTKNILESCLSLSSSTLGNTRDDWPTADERRRSFFLEQLIDYDDKFLDITIDSMLALPEKRFIQMCYHGVFSHVVEHVLQTTRVNTIKRKLLLNVLSKESVNLTCNAYGSHIMDKLWEFTAKLTLYKERIASALVSESEKVKNSIYGRQVWKNWKLELYVRKMWDWKRLIKEQEFEIFPNSVPLQPKSEKHSRGRDNPKEGSSFKKQKQYR
- the VTC4 gene encoding Vtc4p (similar to Saccharomyces cerevisiae VTC4 (YJL012C); ancestral locus Anc_5.161), translating into MKFGEHLSKSLIRQYSYYYISYDDLKTELEDNLSKNDGQWSQELETDFLESLEIELDKVYTFCKVKHSEVFRRVKEVQEEVQHTVRLLDSNNPPTQLDFEILEEELSDIIADVHDLAKFSRLNYTGFQKIIKKHDKKTGFILKPVFQVRLDSKPFFKENYDELVVKISQLYDIARTSGRPIKGDSSAGGKQQNFVRQTTKYWVHPDNITELKLIILKHLPVLVFNTNKEFEREDSAITSIYFDNENLDLYYGRLRKDEGAEAHRLRWYGGMSTDTIFVERKTHREDWTGEKSVKARFALKERHVNDFLKGKYTVDQVFAKMRKEGKKPMNEIENLEALASEIQYVMLKKKLRPVVRSFYNRTAFQLPGDARVRISLDTELTMVREDNFDGVDRTHKNWRRTDIGVDWPFKQLDDKDICRFPYAVLEVKLQTQLGQEPPEWVRELVGSHLVEPVPKFSKFIHGVATLLNDKVDSIPFWLPQMDVDIRKPPLPTNIEITRPGRSDNEDNDFDEDDEDDAALIAAMTNAPGNSLDVEESVGYGATSAPPLNSNHVVESVNAAYYQRKIRNAENPVPKAYYEVVAFFDHYFNGDQISKIPKGTTFDAQIRAPPGKTICVPVRVEPKVYFATERTYLSWLSISILLGGVSTTLLTYGSPTAMIGSIGFFITSLAVLIRTVIVYAKRVVNIRLKRAVDYEDKIGPGMVSVFLILSILFSFFCNLVAK
- the RPC17 gene encoding DNA-directed RNA polymerase III subunit RPC17 (similar to Saccharomyces cerevisiae RPC17 (YJL011C); ancestral locus Anc_5.160), producing MKVLEERNAFLSDYEVLKFLSDLEREHLWDEKSQAALKKNRSKGKQNRPYNHPELQGITRNVVNYLSINKNYINQEDEGEERKSSGVKDVEKSAISRMSDQSFGDLMTKLNSFKLFKAEKLQIVNQLPANMVHLYSIVEECDARFDEKRIEEMLEIISGYA